A stretch of DNA from Micromonospora sp. WMMD1155:
TCCACCGGCCAGCGTCGCGAGACCCGCGCCGGTGACCCCGGCGGCGCCCTTCGAGGCGATGATCATGAACAGGAGCAGCGAGACCTGCTCGCCGATCGAGAGCGGCTTGCCCAGCGCGTCGGCGATGAACAGCGACGCCATCGTCAGGTAGATGGCCGTGCCGTCCAGGTTGAAGGAGTAACCGGTCGGCACGGTGATGCCGACGACCGGCTTGCTGACCCCGAAGTGCTCCATCTTCGCGATCAGCCGCGGCAACGCCGACTCCGACGACGAGGTCGACAGGATCAGCAGGAACTCCCGACCCAGGTAACGCAGCAGCGAGAAGATCGAGATCCGGGCCACGAACCAGAGCAGCGCGCCCAGGAACACCAGCACGAAGATGAGGCAGGTCGCGTAGAAGCCCAGCATGATCTGGGCGAGGCTCTTGAGCGCGTCCACGCCGGTCGCGCCGACCACGGCGGCCATGGCCCCGAACGCGCCGATCGGCGCCAACCACATGATCATGGCGAGTACCTTGAACACCACCCGCTGGATGACGGCGATCGCGCCGAGCACCGGCTCGCCGCGCCGACCCAGGGCCTGTACGGCGAACCCGACCAGCAGGGCCACCAGCAGCGTCTGGAGCACCTCGCCCTCGGTGAGCGCGGAGAGCAACGTGGTCGGAATGATCCCGAGCAGGAAGTCCGTCGTACCGCCGGCCTCGTCGCCTGCGGCGGCCTTGCCCGCACCGGCGAGGTCCTGGCCGAGGTCGAGACCGGAGCCGGGGTGGATGAGGTTGCCGACCATCAGGCCGATGGCGAGCGCGACGGTCGACATGGTGAGGAAGTAGCCGAGGGCGAGGCCGCCGACCTTGCCGACCTTCGCGGCCTGCCGGACGGAACCGACGCCGAGCACGATGGTGCAGAAGATGACCGGGCTGATCATCATCTTGATCAGGTTGACGAAGCCGGTGCCGATCGGTTTGAGTTCCTTGCCGAAATCGGGCGCGACCAGGCCGACGACGATGCCGGCGAACACGGCCACGATGACGGCCAGATAGAGGTAACGGGTACGGTCCCGGCGGACCGAGGGCGCCGCCGAGGTGGTGGATTCGGTGTCCATGTCAACAATGTGAAGTGCCTCTCACCAGTTGACAGCCTTGCGGTCATTCTGTTCACCACGACAGCCACAACGGTGGCGGCGCACGAAGGAGGTGATGAGGATGGCCCGACGCCAGTGGAGCATCGCGGGGCAGCTCTTCGCCCTCCAGGCGGTGGTGGTGACGCTGCTCGTGCTGGCCGGGGCGGCCGGCGCCGTCTGGCTGGCCCGCAGCGACTCCCGCCAGGCCGCCCAGGAGGAGGTGCTCGCCGTGGCGCAGACCGTGGCCCGCTCCCCCGACGTCCGCGCGGCCCTCACGACCGCCGACCCGGCGGGCGTCCTCGCGCCGTACGCCGAGTCGACCCGCCGGGCGACGGGCACCGACTTCGTGGTCGTGATGGCCCCCGACCGCACCCGTTTCTCCCACCCCACACCGGAGCGGATCGGCGAGCCCTTCGTCGGCGACATCGAGCCGGCCCTGGCCGGTCATCCGTTCACCACCACCAACGTCGGGACGCTCGGCGAGTCGGTGCGTGCTGTCGTCCCGGTGTACGA
This window harbors:
- a CDS encoding cation:dicarboxylase symporter family transporter — protein: MDTESTTSAAPSVRRDRTRYLYLAVIVAVFAGIVVGLVAPDFGKELKPIGTGFVNLIKMMISPVIFCTIVLGVGSVRQAAKVGKVGGLALGYFLTMSTVALAIGLMVGNLIHPGSGLDLGQDLAGAGKAAAGDEAGGTTDFLLGIIPTTLLSALTEGEVLQTLLVALLVGFAVQALGRRGEPVLGAIAVIQRVVFKVLAMIMWLAPIGAFGAMAAVVGATGVDALKSLAQIMLGFYATCLIFVLVFLGALLWFVARISIFSLLRYLGREFLLILSTSSSESALPRLIAKMEHFGVSKPVVGITVPTGYSFNLDGTAIYLTMASLFIADALGKPLSIGEQVSLLLFMIIASKGAAGVTGAGLATLAGGLQSHRPDLVDGVGLIVGIDRFMSEARALTNFAGNAVATVLVGTWTGEFDRDRAAEVLRGDDPFDEATMLDEHDGSDDDETAARRSTEEAGVPA